ATATATTCCTACGTATAGGGTTAAAACCTCTTTTAGGTAAACGAGTATATATAGACTGTTGTCCGCCTTCAAATCCATTTATGGAAACGCCACTTCTAGCCTTTTGTCCTTTATGTCCCCTACCAGATGTTTTACCTTTACCACAACCAACACCTCTACCTAGCAACTTAGGCTTCTTTTTTTTCGATAACTTAGTAAATATAGAGTTTAATTTTATAGCACTATTCATACTTTACCTATTTCCAACTATCTCGCTAATCTTTTTGCCTCTTTTGCTTGCCACTTGACGAGGAGATAACATATTATCAAAAGCTCTAAACACTGCACATATAACGTTATGAGGATTGTTTGATCTCGTAGACTTAGCTACTACATCTTTTATGCCTAGCACTTCAAAAACTGACCTAATCGCTCCACCAGCAATAATACCTGTTCCAGCTCTAGCTGCTCTTAAAACTATTTCACCAGAGCAAAATTTAGCTTTAATATCATGATGCAAAGTTCTACCTTCACGCAAGTACACCCTAATCATTGATTTTTTTGCAGCATTTACAGCTTTTATCCTTGCTTCAGCAACCTCTGCGTGTTTACTCATTCCGCATCCTACCCTACCCTTCTCGTCTCCAACAACGACCAAAATTGAAAATGAAAATCTTCTACCACCTTTGGTAACTGTTGTCACTCTTCGCACTGAAACTAAAAGCTCTGATAAATCGTTGTTATTTTGTAAATTCTTTACAGCCATATTCAAAACCTTCTAAAACTTAAACCCAGAACTTCTTAAAGCCTCAGCAAATTGAGAAACCAACCCTGTGTACTTATATGCTCCACGGTCAAACACCAACTCTTGCCCTAATTTCATATCAGATAGACGTTCAACCATCAAAGAAGAAACCTGTTTTACAGTTTCAGCGTTGACCCTACCTTTACACA
This portion of the Wolbachia endosymbiont of Ctenocephalides felis wCfeF genome encodes:
- a CDS encoding 30S ribosomal protein S5; amino-acid sequence: MAVKNLQNNNDLSELLVSVRRVTTVTKGGRRFSFSILVVVGDEKGRVGCGMSKHAEVAEARIKAVNAAKKSMIRVYLREGRTLHHDIKAKFCSGEIVLRAARAGTGIIAGGAIRSVFEVLGIKDVVAKSTRSNNPHNVICAVFRAFDNMLSPRQVASKRGKKISEIVGNR